In Leptolyngbya ohadii IS1, a genomic segment contains:
- a CDS encoding CopG family transcriptional regulator has product MTKKRKSLDDSLAEEFVFGAAAPPSMPEPVIEPDDEDDEEPAQAIANTPAPKQPKQRKPASKLKTQTQTRNSIVSQLLESAEQKEATVRLTVDLTETMHRKLSLLSARSGKKKAVIVRMLLEEALQEVDE; this is encoded by the coding sequence ATGACGAAGAAACGGAAATCCCTTGATGACTCCCTGGCAGAGGAATTCGTCTTTGGGGCAGCAGCTCCACCATCCATGCCGGAGCCGGTGATCGAACCCGACGACGAGGACGACGAGGAACCCGCCCAGGCGATTGCCAACACACCCGCGCCGAAGCAGCCCAAGCAGCGCAAACCCGCCAGCAAGCTCAAAACACAGACGCAGACGAGGAATAGTATTGTGAGCCAGCTACTTGAATCAGCAGAGCAGAAAGAGGCAACCGTCCGGCTTACCGTTGACCTCACCGAAACGATGCACCGCAAGCTATCACTCCTGTCAGCACGATCGGGGAAGAAGAAAGCCGTCATTGTCAGAATGCTCTTGGAGGAAGCACTGCAAGAAGTAGATGAGTAA
- a CDS encoding ribbon-helix-helix domain-containing protein, translated as MAESMSKRTTITLPDAVFEELEQWADQQGRPTANLASFLVELGVRQAKEKGEFKPSPKK; from the coding sequence ATGGCTGAATCGATGAGTAAGCGGACAACAATCACACTGCCAGATGCAGTTTTTGAGGAATTGGAGCAATGGGCAGACCAGCAAGGCAGACCCACCGCAAACCTTGCGTCTTTTCTTGTCGAGTTGGGCGTTAGGCAGGCGAAGGAAAAGGGTGAATTCAAACCCTCTCCCAAGAAGTGA
- a CDS encoding AAA family ATPase: MPIVAFVNQKGGCSKSTTSVHFAYWLNAKKKQVLLVDSDAQRSSSIWLASMSTPIPFQVIKSPDDLLEQLPELGEKNQFVVVDGPAALDEITRAVLFRSDLAIVPCQPTGVDLRSASDAVRLIRQAQSVRKGEPKAALFLSRAVKGTKLLDEAIALLQKTEVPILKTVIYQRQVVADCFGQQATVWDLPGKAATDAGKEYEKLFKEIMGMLK, translated from the coding sequence ATGCCCATAGTCGCCTTTGTTAACCAAAAGGGGGGTTGCAGCAAATCAACCACCTCAGTTCATTTCGCTTATTGGCTCAACGCCAAGAAGAAACAAGTCCTGCTGGTCGATTCCGACGCACAGCGATCGAGTTCAATTTGGCTTGCGTCGATGTCTACTCCTATTCCATTCCAGGTGATTAAATCGCCCGATGACCTACTGGAGCAGTTGCCGGAGTTGGGGGAGAAGAATCAATTTGTTGTGGTGGACGGACCCGCCGCACTGGACGAAATTACGCGAGCGGTCTTGTTCCGTTCCGATCTGGCGATCGTTCCCTGTCAACCAACAGGTGTGGATTTGCGATCGGCTTCAGATGCCGTGAGGCTTATCCGACAGGCGCAATCTGTGAGGAAAGGGGAACCCAAAGCAGCTCTATTTCTTAGCCGCGCTGTGAAAGGGACAAAACTACTGGACGAGGCGATCGCCCTACTCCAGAAAACTGAAGTGCCCATCCTCAAGACGGTGATTTATCAAAGGCAGGTTGTAGCCGACTGCTTTGGGCAGCAAGCAACCGTGTGGGATTTGCCGGGGAAAGCAGCCACCGATGCAGGGAAGGAGTACGAGAAGCTATTCAAGGAAATCATGGGGATGCTGAAATGA
- a CDS encoding DUF4160 domain-containing protein, with the protein MPTIHRELGFQFRIYPNDHAPAHVHAFKGKGEVRINIQGADGDPEFITIHDMSDKDAGKAWDIVSERQEQFLKEWQAYHGNKGIRSGKKS; encoded by the coding sequence ATGCCGACGATTCATCGAGAACTAGGATTTCAGTTTCGTATCTACCCCAACGATCATGCTCCTGCTCATGTTCATGCGTTCAAGGGCAAAGGGGAAGTAAGGATCAATATTCAAGGGGCGGACGGAGATCCTGAGTTCATCACAATTCACGATATGAGCGACAAAGATGCTGGCAAAGCTTGGGATATCGTAAGCGAGCGACAAGAACAGTTTTTAAAGGAATGGCAGGCTTATCATGGCAACAAAGGTATCCGATCGGGCAAAAAAAGTTAG
- a CDS encoding ParM/StbA family protein, whose amino-acid sequence MVLTIPERPATGRTAQLIPVGFDGGNGNTKVVIEDAEIRLPAYVLPIHGELYDVPSPVNGGYVEYVSGDRPDMEGQRWMAGYPAYQYSPFGCLRVVDDRKGKIKFGLQLLLGSIATLPYRPFWHLGVMASIQDAQALGDELAQALKGGHNVRFNGSKQLSTVMVTVLQVVEEGVGAVFSARHQIDPNGQNLLYDFGSGTCIISVFGAKGKLTDRKVHPAGVESLIDAIARNLEMRQQQLAEGDRQIIRAGIERADFEYGRTGWNFRHIYNYELKPWVSSVLAPVIKTAEPWTPTSTAILAIGGGSQLPTIAQLLLSRGITPIAEGTWANARGMRDIATLKLQGV is encoded by the coding sequence ATGGTCTTAACGATCCCGGAACGTCCCGCAACTGGCAGAACTGCCCAGCTAATACCAGTCGGTTTCGACGGCGGCAACGGCAACACAAAGGTCGTGATTGAGGATGCAGAAATCCGCCTACCTGCCTACGTTTTGCCCATTCATGGCGAGTTGTACGATGTCCCTTCCCCCGTAAATGGTGGCTATGTCGAGTATGTTTCAGGAGATCGTCCTGATATGGAGGGGCAGCGGTGGATGGCAGGCTATCCGGCTTACCAGTACAGCCCTTTCGGTTGCTTGCGCGTGGTGGACGACCGCAAAGGCAAGATTAAGTTTGGTCTGCAACTGTTACTTGGTTCGATCGCAACACTGCCCTATCGTCCGTTCTGGCATCTGGGCGTAATGGCATCAATCCAGGATGCTCAGGCACTTGGCGACGAGCTAGCCCAGGCGTTGAAGGGTGGGCATAACGTTCGATTCAACGGCTCAAAGCAACTCAGCACGGTTATGGTGACGGTTTTGCAAGTTGTAGAGGAAGGAGTCGGAGCCGTCTTTAGTGCCCGTCATCAAATTGACCCGAACGGACAAAACCTGCTGTACGACTTTGGTTCAGGAACCTGCATTATCAGCGTGTTTGGGGCGAAAGGAAAATTGACCGATCGCAAGGTTCACCCTGCTGGAGTGGAAAGCCTGATCGATGCCATCGCCCGCAATCTGGAGATGCGGCAGCAGCAGTTAGCCGAAGGCGATCGGCAAATCATTCGCGCCGGAATCGAACGCGCCGATTTTGAATATGGTCGAACTGGTTGGAACTTTCGCCACATCTACAACTACGAGCTAAAGCCCTGGGTTAGCTCAGTTCTCGCGCCGGTCATCAAAACAGCCGAGCCGTGGACACCCACCAGCACCGCAATTCTGGCAATTGGGGGAGGTTCGCAGCTCCCAACGATCGCGCAACTGCTACTGAGTCGAGGCATCACGCCGATCGCAGAGGGTACATGGGCAAATGCTCGCGGAATGCGTGACATCGCCACCTTGAAACTGCAAGGGGTGTGA
- a CDS encoding HU family DNA-binding protein, which yields MNKGELVDKIAEKADIPKKTAEAVLTAAIESIMESVADGEKVTLVGFGTFEPRQRQEREGRNPKTGETMTIPASTVPAFSAGKVFKDSVAG from the coding sequence ATGAACAAAGGCGAACTGGTAGACAAGATTGCTGAGAAGGCAGATATCCCCAAGAAAACTGCTGAGGCAGTTTTGACGGCTGCGATCGAATCCATCATGGAATCCGTCGCGGATGGTGAAAAAGTGACGCTAGTGGGGTTTGGCACATTCGAGCCACGGCAACGCCAGGAGCGGGAAGGGAGGAACCCAAAGACCGGGGAAACGATGACGATACCTGCGTCCACCGTTCCGGCTTTTTCGGCGGGAAAAGTTTTCAAGGATTCCGTGGCGGGTTAA
- a CDS encoding tyrosine-type recombinase/integrase, giving the protein MNTPQNWGDRFLDNYTGKTAVSYSNTLKQFFAAMSDREIGAIGLRDVRGWLDALDCAHTTRVKHLNILKAFFSWVVEQDDSPIRRSPIGKRFSLAAPPDTLQERILSEDQVAALIDAAAPGRDRLMLRLMYEAGLRVSELCGLRWKHVKSGELTIYGKGGKSRRVGVSPALWELLNADREVAADPVFPSRTGKALNPVDVHRVVKSAATAAGLPDGVSCHWLRHSIASHALDAGAPPQLVQQSLGHASLATTSRYAHIKAGQRLGDFVKM; this is encoded by the coding sequence GTGAACACACCGCAGAACTGGGGCGATCGCTTCCTCGATAACTACACTGGCAAAACTGCCGTGTCCTACTCAAACACCCTCAAGCAGTTTTTTGCTGCGATGAGCGATCGGGAAATCGGGGCGATCGGACTACGGGATGTTCGAGGGTGGCTTGATGCGTTGGACTGTGCCCATACAACGCGGGTGAAGCACTTAAACATCCTGAAGGCGTTTTTTAGCTGGGTGGTGGAACAGGATGATAGTCCGATTCGGCGATCGCCTATCGGTAAGCGGTTTAGTCTCGCGGCTCCGCCAGATACATTGCAGGAACGGATTCTGAGTGAGGATCAGGTCGCAGCTCTCATCGATGCGGCTGCACCTGGGCGCGATCGGTTGATGCTGCGGCTGATGTATGAAGCAGGGTTGCGCGTGTCTGAACTGTGTGGGCTGCGGTGGAAGCACGTTAAATCGGGAGAGCTGACGATTTACGGCAAGGGCGGCAAAAGTCGGCGGGTGGGTGTGTCACCTGCGTTGTGGGAACTGCTCAATGCCGATCGGGAAGTTGCGGCAGATCCGGTATTTCCCTCCCGGACTGGGAAAGCTCTGAATCCAGTGGATGTGCATCGGGTCGTTAAGTCGGCTGCTACGGCTGCTGGGCTGCCGGATGGGGTGAGCTGTCACTGGCTGAGGCATTCGATCGCCAGTCATGCCCTCGATGCTGGTGCGCCTCCCCAGCTTGTTCAGCAATCGCTGGGTCATGCGAGTTTGGCGACTACTTCCCGCTATGCCCATATCAAGGCAGGACAACGCCTGGGAGATTTTGTAAAGATGTAG
- a CDS encoding plasmid replication protein, CyRepA1 family: MLKPLPLLPETIEQFHRRIEREFCQGSAIDPILFAATVQVRSDLEVDETGEPVTPIHDGLNWRYTRFGFQVRQTLYGALLLNEDGSLWQAKLSHRRRDDRGKDIKYEFPKGQGVRAFLPAIPAKIRQKIADRYGVNVPLSGSFWQWLQQHPEIEITFTEGGKKSLSLLGLGEVAIALPGVNSGYSKNVLGERSLIADVARFAVAGRPVLLAFDQDAEAKTRWRVNVALSRFGGLLQQSGCEVRIGGWDGSKGKGVDDLIANARAAALRTANPADYDLIIGFDANTWERFSEAAEAAGTAAWEAVRQTALPLAHWRILQKLEQRLTWQPNLRTKTADLSKLDLSDLPQEGIIGLCSGKGTGKTKAIAALVGDGPVLAVGHRIALQRNLSNPYRLNLSYIDDYRWVGGDRRIALCVDSLLRIDPGDFKDCTLVLDEVVQVVRHLLTSSTCAKDGKRPALLARFRQLIRVARRVIVADADLDNATLHYIRELRGDDASVFLVRNDYQNEGYPCRFIMSPDRSAIVSELLEDAAGVEPGQALFVCLDSKALARTIERLLQQNDSELTIWNINSSTSGGEFERSFISNPDPRLIEAAGAGKRIVILATPSMGTGVSVECQDIVTNVYGIFTGCSINDADMTQSLVRVRQPVPRVVWCARNGSGFNRASRSTNALEVKSNLKERTSYTVSLIRSSLREDITGEIANYDWQADLHINLYSRIAADQNWAMQNLRDALLVRLRHEGNHVTVEEQDCDAVMRLLLTETRSELRELDAESLVNARIIRLTEKLELESKEGISPEDKLAIERFNLCDFYAIDPNTLTVELVLLDKEGRLRGELANLESQLHPEVAVDRTVKELEKQANWNQGICPWDIANGSVRREIREKLGLNDFLAPNKEWTKYDLIPYADRIRHFAPALKHHLNFTVSDKMSDVQLVHQLLSQLGIKLAFRWSRAIAGHEGEKLRVYCLDGSRWHLLTSILNRRATRRAARCAAQTNAGSPLPVTHQKRTGDPNIENAENPLQSLLDGSIAPESVHDLRQMWAAAVSDDERSAIRAIIDGLRRVG; encoded by the coding sequence ATGCTAAAGCCTCTCCCACTGCTGCCCGAAACCATCGAGCAATTCCATCGGCGTATAGAGCGTGAATTCTGCCAGGGGAGCGCGATCGACCCAATCCTGTTTGCTGCAACTGTGCAGGTGCGATCGGATCTGGAGGTAGATGAAACTGGAGAACCTGTTACTCCCATTCATGATGGGCTGAACTGGCGATACACGCGATTTGGTTTCCAGGTCAGACAGACCCTTTATGGTGCGCTGCTACTGAATGAGGATGGCTCACTCTGGCAGGCAAAATTAAGCCATCGCAGACGAGACGATCGCGGAAAGGACATCAAGTATGAATTCCCAAAAGGTCAGGGCGTTAGAGCGTTTCTGCCTGCTATCCCTGCAAAGATCCGCCAGAAAATAGCCGATCGTTATGGGGTCAATGTGCCTTTGTCCGGCTCTTTCTGGCAGTGGCTACAGCAGCATCCCGAAATTGAAATCACCTTCACTGAGGGCGGCAAAAAATCTTTGTCTTTGCTGGGTTTGGGCGAAGTGGCGATCGCCCTTCCTGGGGTGAATAGTGGCTACAGCAAGAATGTGCTGGGTGAACGATCGCTCATTGCTGATGTCGCACGGTTCGCAGTGGCAGGACGACCAGTGCTGCTGGCGTTCGATCAGGATGCAGAAGCCAAAACCAGATGGCGGGTCAATGTTGCCCTTTCCCGTTTTGGGGGACTGCTGCAACAGTCCGGCTGCGAGGTGAGGATCGGCGGTTGGGACGGCTCTAAAGGAAAAGGGGTTGACGATCTGATTGCCAACGCGCGAGCTGCCGCCCTCAGGACTGCCAACCCTGCTGACTACGACTTAATCATTGGATTTGATGCGAATACTTGGGAAAGATTCTCTGAGGCTGCTGAGGCTGCTGGGACTGCTGCTTGGGAAGCTGTTCGACAAACAGCTTTGCCGCTCGCTCATTGGCGGATTTTGCAGAAGCTAGAGCAGCGGCTGACATGGCAACCGAATCTAAGAACTAAAACTGCTGACCTCTCGAAGCTGGATCTGTCTGATCTGCCCCAAGAGGGCATTATCGGCTTGTGCAGTGGCAAGGGGACGGGAAAGACAAAAGCGATCGCTGCCTTGGTAGGGGATGGTCCCGTTCTAGCAGTCGGGCATCGCATCGCCTTACAGCGCAACCTATCCAACCCATACCGATTAAATCTCAGCTATATCGACGACTACCGCTGGGTCGGAGGCGATCGGCGGATTGCTTTGTGTGTGGATTCTTTGTTGCGGATTGACCCTGGAGATTTCAAGGATTGTACACTCGTCCTGGATGAAGTCGTCCAAGTCGTGCGGCATCTGCTTACCAGCTCCACCTGTGCGAAAGATGGCAAACGTCCCGCACTGCTAGCACGATTCCGGCAACTGATTCGCGTTGCTCGGCGCGTCATTGTTGCTGATGCAGATTTGGATAATGCAACCCTGCACTACATTCGGGAACTGCGGGGGGACGATGCGAGCGTGTTTCTGGTTCGTAACGATTACCAGAATGAAGGCTATCCCTGCCGATTTATCATGTCTCCCGATCGCAGTGCCATCGTTAGTGAACTGCTGGAAGACGCGGCGGGAGTAGAGCCAGGGCAGGCGTTGTTTGTGTGCTTGGATTCCAAAGCACTTGCCCGAACGATCGAACGGCTCTTACAGCAAAATGACTCTGAGCTGACGATTTGGAACATCAACAGCAGCACGTCTGGGGGTGAATTTGAGCGATCGTTCATCAGCAACCCTGACCCTCGATTGATTGAGGCGGCAGGAGCGGGAAAGCGAATTGTTATCTTGGCAACTCCTAGTATGGGAACAGGGGTTTCGGTGGAGTGTCAGGACATCGTAACGAATGTGTATGGCATCTTTACCGGGTGCAGCATTAACGACGCTGATATGACTCAGTCGCTGGTGCGCGTCCGGCAACCTGTGCCGCGCGTGGTGTGGTGTGCGAGAAACGGCAGTGGATTCAATCGGGCAAGCCGATCGACTAATGCTCTTGAAGTTAAATCGAATCTAAAAGAACGCACGTCCTACACGGTTTCGCTGATTCGGTCTAGTTTGCGTGAGGACATTACGGGAGAGATTGCAAACTACGATTGGCAAGCGGATCTGCATATAAATCTGTATAGCCGCATTGCTGCTGATCAGAACTGGGCAATGCAGAATCTCCGGGATGCGTTGCTCGTCCGGCTCCGACATGAAGGCAATCACGTCACTGTTGAGGAGCAGGACTGCGATGCAGTCATGAGGCTGCTGCTGACCGAAACCCGTTCAGAACTGCGGGAACTTGATGCTGAGTCGCTTGTTAATGCACGAATCATCCGGCTGACAGAAAAGTTGGAGCTGGAGAGCAAAGAAGGTATCAGTCCAGAGGACAAGCTGGCGATCGAACGGTTTAACCTTTGCGATTTTTACGCGATCGACCCTAATACACTCACAGTCGAATTGGTGCTGCTGGACAAGGAAGGGCGGCTGCGGGGTGAGCTTGCAAATCTGGAATCCCAACTGCACCCAGAGGTTGCAGTCGATCGAACGGTTAAAGAACTGGAAAAGCAGGCAAACTGGAATCAAGGAATTTGTCCTTGGGATATTGCAAATGGTTCGGTACGTCGGGAGATTCGGGAAAAGCTGGGGCTGAATGATTTTCTAGCCCCAAACAAGGAATGGACGAAATACGATTTGATTCCCTATGCCGATCGCATTCGCCACTTTGCACCTGCTCTAAAGCATCACCTGAATTTCACTGTCTCTGACAAGATGAGCGATGTCCAGCTAGTTCACCAGCTCCTGTCTCAACTGGGAATCAAACTAGCGTTCCGGTGGTCAAGGGCGATCGCGGGACATGAGGGGGAGAAGCTGCGCGTCTATTGTCTCGACGGCTCCCGCTGGCACTTGCTAACCAGTATTCTCAATCGTCGTGCTACCCGTCGTGCTGCCCGTTGCGCTGCCCAAACGAACGCTGGATCACCCCTCCCTGTAACTCATCAAAAAAGAACGGGTGATCCAAACATAGAAAATGCTGAAAATCCCCTACAGTCCCTATTAGACGGTTCGATCGCTCCTGAATCTGTACATGACCTCCGCCAAATGTGGGCGGCTGCGGTGAGCGATGACGAGCGATCGGCTATTCGAGCAATCATTGATGGGTTGAGGAGGGTTGGATAA
- a CDS encoding DUF2442 domain-containing protein, producing MATKVSDRAKKVSEQIAAARANAACVATVNPRAISAKYNRKTKKIAIQLSNGVDLAFPAEYGQGLQGASPEELAEVEITPSGLGLHWESLDADLSIPELFSGVFGTKAWMAEFSRKGGTAKSPAKSQSARENGKKGGRPRKQPVLA from the coding sequence ATGGCAACAAAGGTATCCGATCGGGCAAAAAAAGTTAGTGAGCAGATCGCAGCAGCTAGAGCAAACGCTGCTTGCGTTGCTACGGTCAATCCTCGTGCCATTTCAGCTAAGTACAATCGTAAAACTAAGAAGATTGCAATCCAGCTATCGAACGGTGTTGACTTGGCGTTTCCAGCAGAGTATGGACAGGGATTACAGGGCGCATCTCCTGAAGAATTGGCAGAAGTAGAAATTACCCCTTCAGGATTAGGTTTGCATTGGGAATCTTTAGATGCAGATTTGAGTATTCCTGAACTTTTTAGCGGTGTTTTTGGTACTAAAGCTTGGATGGCTGAATTCAGCAGGAAAGGGGGAACGGCGAAGTCTCCTGCCAAATCTCAATCCGCACGGGAAAACGGCAAAAAAGGCGGTCGTCCCAGAAAACAACCCGTTCTAGCGTGA